In a genomic window of Candidatus Cloacimonadota bacterium:
- a CDS encoding recombinase — translation MSDYEEFQKEVQQNEKENEKLLAEFEGYLRKKGLKPKTIHNHRLNVDFYINDYLNYYDSFKAVEGTQFISGFLGDWFIRKALWSSKAFIKSSAASIKKFYTFMYEKKLISKDDLDDLKMEIKEMLPDWLEAMENYENSIEDW, via the coding sequence ATGTCAGATTATGAAGAATTCCAAAAGGAAGTTCAGCAAAATGAAAAGGAAAACGAAAAATTATTAGCTGAATTTGAAGGTTATTTAAGAAAAAAGGGACTTAAACCTAAGACTATACATAATCATAGGTTGAATGTTGATTTTTACATTAATGATTATTTGAATTATTATGATTCATTCAAAGCAGTTGAAGGTACCCAATTTATAAGCGGTTTTTTGGGTGATTGGTTTATTCGAAAAGCTCTTTGGTCCAGTAAAGCTTTTATAAAAAGTTCTGCAGCAAGCATTAAGAAATTTTATACTTTTATGTATGAAAAAAAACTTATTTCAAAAGACGATCTCGATGATTTAAAAATGGAAATAAAAGAAATGCTTCCTGATTGGTTAGAAGCCATGGAAAACTATGAAAACAGCATTGAAGATTGGTAG
- the mnmA gene encoding tRNA 2-thiouridine(34) synthase MnmA: MKIAVAMSGGVDSSVAAALLQKQGHEVFGVTMHHFDNSAYGFDVDEGIDQAILDAAKVCEKLQIPHHVLDIQTEFHNIVENHFINEYKAGRTPNPCTLCNPTIKWGVFHDQVLALGAEKVATGHYVKLIDEKGTFQIHKAEDSHKDQSYYLWALNQKQLSKTLFPISELTKPEVRKIAKEMLLPVHEKTDSQEICFIKGHYEDYLKKHLEFKSGNIVLQNGEIIGKHRGLPLYTIGQRKGLNTPWKSALFVLKLDVEKNELVVTDDPDDLLVSEFRINKVNWIDKIPEEKDGISVQIRYNSKPVPIKKLECCETSLKVILENPVRAVTPGQSAVFYETDHLLGGGVIL; the protein is encoded by the coding sequence ATGAAAATTGCCGTTGCCATGAGTGGTGGAGTGGACAGTTCAGTAGCTGCTGCACTTTTGCAGAAACAAGGACATGAAGTTTTCGGTGTAACGATGCACCATTTTGACAATTCAGCTTATGGTTTTGATGTTGATGAAGGAATCGATCAGGCAATTTTGGATGCGGCAAAAGTTTGTGAAAAATTGCAGATTCCGCATCATGTTCTGGATATTCAAACTGAATTTCATAATATAGTAGAAAATCATTTCATAAATGAATATAAAGCAGGAAGAACTCCAAATCCCTGCACGCTTTGCAATCCCACTATCAAATGGGGAGTTTTTCACGATCAGGTTTTGGCTTTGGGAGCAGAAAAAGTGGCAACCGGACATTATGTGAAATTGATCGATGAAAAGGGAACCTTCCAAATTCACAAAGCGGAAGATTCCCACAAAGATCAATCCTATTATCTCTGGGCGTTGAATCAGAAGCAGCTTTCCAAAACCCTCTTCCCCATTTCTGAGCTAACAAAACCGGAAGTGCGCAAGATCGCAAAAGAAATGCTTCTGCCGGTTCATGAAAAAACCGACAGCCAGGAAATCTGCTTTATCAAAGGCCATTATGAAGATTATCTAAAAAAACATCTCGAATTTAAATCAGGCAACATAGTTTTGCAAAATGGAGAAATAATTGGAAAACACCGTGGATTACCACTTTACACAATCGGTCAGCGTAAAGGCTTGAACACTCCCTGGAAATCCGCCCTTTTTGTTTTAAAGTTGGATGTTGAGAAAAATGAACTCGTAGTTACAGATGATCCTGATGATCTGCTGGTTTCTGAATTTCGAATCAATAAAGTGAACTGGATCGATAAAATTCCCGAAGAGAAAGATGGAATTTCTGTTCAAATCCGCTACAATAGCAAACCTGTCCCCATCAAGAAATTAGAATGTTGTGAAACAAGTTTGAAAGTTATCCTTGAAAATCCGGTAAGAGCGGTAACGCCTGGTCAATCAGCTGTTTTTTATGAAACAGATCATCTGCTGGGCGGCGGAGTGATTTTATGA